The following nucleotide sequence is from Microbacterium imperiale.
CCGCTGACGGCCGGCGGGATGATCGTCGTCGCGACATCCGCCAGCTGATTGCCGCCCGAGGCGTTCTGGATGCTGGCACGGTCGAGCGCCCAGTTGACCGCCTGGCGCACGCGGACGTCATCGAAGGGCGGCTTGGTCGTGTTCAGCGACATGTAGGTCGTGCAGTACGCCGGGGCGGTGATCGCGCGCTCCTGCAGCTGCGGCGTCTGGATGCGGGGCAGCGTGGCGCCCGCGATCTTGCCCGCGATCGCGTTCTGATCGGCGCCCTGTCCGGCGATCATGCGCTCGTCGATCGTCGCGCCGTCGATGCCGATGTCGAACTGCCACTGGTCGGGGTAGGCCTTGCGGACCTCATCGGTCTCGGGCTCCCAGTGCTCGTTGCGCACGAGCGTGATGGTGCTGCCGGGGGTATAGGCGTCGAGCGTGTACGGGCCCGAGGCGATGACGTCGTTGATGAACTCGTCGCCCCCGCCGGACCCGACCGGGAAGGGCACCGCGTTGGGCTGGGCGAGGACGTTGTCGAACTCGGGGAAGGGAGCCTTGAGGTGGAAGACGATCGTCTTCTCGTCGGGGGTCTCGATGGTCGGCAGGTCGCCCGAGACGTAGGGGCCCTGATAGTCCTCGGGGGCGTCGATGACGCTCTTGAGGTACGGCGAGCCGATGCCGATCTGCGGGTCCCACGCCCGCGAGATGCCGAACTCCATCTCGGCCGAGGTGATGGGCGCACCGTCGTCGAAGAAGATGTCGTCCTTGAGGGTGTAGGTCCAGGTGAGCCCGTCGTCGGACACCTCGCCGAGACCCGTCGCGAGGTCGGGCACGATCGCGTTCGGGTCGTTGGAGTCGCCCGCGGCCTGCATCGTGAGTCCGCGGTAGAGCAGCCGGTAGAACGCGTTCACGCCGCCGTCCCACCCGCGGGCGGGATCGAGGTACGAGAAGTCGGCGTTCTGGAGCATGTGGACGGTTCCGCCGGTCTGCGGCTCACCGGCGGTGCCGCTCTGCTGCGGCGAGCCGCCGCCCGCGCCGCACGCCGTGAGGGCCAGTGACACGGCTGCGCCCGCGGCGAGGATGCCGGCGAGTCTCCTAGTGGTGGTCATCGGTGGACCTTCCCTTTCTCTGCTCCATTGCGTCGAGTGCTGTCCATGAAACAACATCACGGTGCAATGTGCAATTGCACGATCACGCTGAAACAGTTCTACGCAATCGGCGAGACGCACGCTGGCGCCGTGACACGATCGTCACGCGCGGGCCGGATTTCTTCACACCCGCGTAACACGGCGCCGCGCAGAGGCGACGGGAACCGCGGATTACGGGATCGGGCAGGTCGCGACGGACGCGAGGTCGCCGTCGAGCTGCTCGGGCGTCCACGGCAGGCCCGACGGCGGAGCCGTCTCGCCCTCGGCCGCGGGGGCCTTCGAGGCGATGGCGGCGAGCTGCCACCCCAGCACGCGGATGGCCTCGGCCGACGCGCGCGAGTTGTTGAGCACGGCTACGACCGTCAGGCCGGTGTCGCGATCGGCGAACGCGACGGTCTGGTAGCCCGGCACCGATCCGTACTGTCCGATGAGGGTTCCCGCCTGATACGTGCCGCCGTCGACGGTGTACCAGGTCGGCGCACCCTCGTCGACCGGCAGCGGCGCGGCGAACCGCTCCTCGCCGTCGAAGGGGCGCAGGCCGGTCGCGAGCGCGCGGGCGTACCGGCCCAGGTCGTCCGCCGTGGTGACCGCGCCGGACGCGGTGAAGCCCGCGGTGGGCGACAGGGAGGTCAGGTCGACGGCCGTGGCGCAGTCCACCGCGCCTTCGGGCGTGAAGACCGACTGCGTGCCGTGCAGACCGAGCTCGGCGGTGGCGCCCGGCAGCGACGAGGCCGACATGCCGAGCGGTCCGAACACGTACCGCTCGAACAGCTCGGCGGCGGTGCTGCCCGAGGCGCGTTCGAGCGCGATGCCGAGCATCACGTACCCGGCGTCCGAGCTGGCGTACGTTCCGGCACCGGTCGGCGCGCCGGCGGCCAGGCCGTAGGCGAGCAGTTCGTGCGGCGCCCACGTCCGCGACGGGTTGGACTCCCACCGCCCCTGGAGCTTGGGCTGGTACGAACCGAGGCCGCTCGTGCTGTCGCACAGCTGCTCGAGGGTCACCACCGGTGTCGCGGGGAACCCGACGACCCAGTTGGTCACGGGATCGTCGAGTTCGACGACCCCGTCCGCCGCGAGGCCGTAGAGGACGTCGCAGGTCATCGCGCGGGTGACGGGTCCCGCCTTGAAGGTGTCATCGGCGGCGACGGCCGATCCGTCGGGGTTGGCGCCGAAGCCGCTCACCCACTGTCCGGCCCAGGGCACCCACACTCCGGCGATGGCGCCGCCCGATCCGGTCGCGGCCATGGCCCGCTCGACCGCAGCGGTGAGCTGCGCCTGCGTGTCGTCGCCCAGCTCGCCTTCCACCTGGGGCGGAGCCGCCACCGTGTCGATGCCGCCGGGAGCGCACGCGGACAGGGTCAAGCCGAGAGCGATCGCAACGACGACACCCGCGCTTCGAAGCCGTCGGCTCGCACGCATTACTCAGCCACCCCCTGATGTGTTCCTCCAGTGAATCACACCGGTGCGCTGGTTCCTGCGAATCTAGGGTGGACGCATGACCCACCGTTTCGACGAGGCCGCCCTGGCGGGCGTGCTCGGCCACATGAACGAGGACCACCGCGACGACAACCTCCTGATCGTCCGCGCTTTCGGTGAACCGGGCGCCGTGGCCGCCGCGATGCGCTCGTTCGACGGCTCCGGCGGCTCGTGGGTCGCGACGCGCGAGGACGGCTCGACGCACGACGTGCGCGTCACGTGGCTCGGCGGTCCGATCACCGAGCGTCGCGAGGTGCGCCGCGAGATCGTCGCGCTGTACGACGCCGCGTGCGCGCACCTGGGCGTCGAACCGCGCCCGCACGACTGAGCACCACCGCGGCGGATGCCGCCTGAAAAACCTTCAGGTTAGCTGCACCTAAGTGCTACTCTCGGGCCATGAACGCACCGATCCCGTTCTCGACGGCTCTGCGCGAGCGCTCCAGCTCGGCCCACTCCGGCAGCGAGGGCGCCGGCTTCATGTCGGATCTCATGCGCGGTGCGGGCAGCCGCGACGACTACACGGCGCTCGTCGCGCAGCACTGGTTCATCTACGAGGCGCTCGAGGACGCGGCATCCCGCATGGCCGCCGACCCCGTGGCGGCGATGTTCATCAGTGCGAAGCTCACGCGGCTGCCGGCCCTCGAAGCCGACCTCGAGTTCCTCATCGGCCCGGACTGGCGCGAGCGGATCGCGCCACTGCCCGCCACACGCCGCTACGTCGCCCGCATCCGCGAGGTCGGCGCCAGCTGGCCCGGCGGGTTCGTCGCGCACCACTACACCCGCTACCTCGGCGATCTCTCGGGCGGGCTCTTCATCGGCAAGCTCATGGCGCGGCGGTTCGGCTTCGAGACCAACGGCATCGGGTTCTACCTCTTCGCCGAGATCGGTGATCCCGCGGCGTTCAAGGAGCACTACCGCGCTCAGCTCGACGCCGCTCCCTGGGACGCGGCGGAGCAGCAGCGCGTCATCGACGAGGTGCTCGCGGCGTACCAGTTCAACACCGACCTGTTCACCGACCTGGCCGCTGCGAAGGCGGCATCCGTCGTCGCCTGACCCGACTTCGCCCGCCGGACGCGGATCACATCCCGGCGGCACGCACGGCGGCCATGAAGCGGCGCACGTCATGGTCGACGAGGATGTCGCTCGGTCGCAGCGGCCGCGACAGGTAGAGGCCCTCGAGCGAGGTCAGCCGCGACAGCGCCACATAGGTCTGCCCCGGCGCGAAGGCCCCGCTGCCGAGGTCGACGATGGCGCGGTCGTAGGTCTTGCCCTGCGACTTGTGGATCGTCACCGCCCACGCCAGCCGCAGCGGGAACTGCGTGAACTCGGCCACGACCTCGCGGGTGAGCTTGCGCGAGCCCGGGTCGTACGCGTAGCGGAACCTCTCCCAGACGACCGGTTCGACGTCGTGCTCCTCGCCGTCGAGCTCGACCCGCACCGATGAGCCGGCGATGCGGGTGACGGTGCCGATCGAGCCGTTCACCCAGCGCGGCCCGTCACCGCTGAACCCGCCGCCGACGTCGTTGCGCAAGAACATCACCTGCGCCCCCACCTTGAGCTGCAGCTCCGGGTCGGCGGGGTACGAGGCGTCGCCGCGGCCGAAGTCCCCGCTCACGTCGGCCTTCGCCGTCTGCACCGGACCCGTCAGGGCGTCGAGGTGACGCTGGTTGATGCGGTTGACGGCGTCGTTGCGGGTGGCGAGCGTGATGACCGGCGGCTCGTCGCCGGTCGGCGGGGGCGGCGTGCGGGCTCCGGCGGCGTTGAGCGCCGCGGCGATGTCGGCGGTGACGACGCCGTAGCGGACGGCGTTGAGCATCTCTTTGAACGCGACGTCCGACTGGCGGTGGATCTCGCCCAGCTCCGCGATGTGCAGCGGCGCGCCCACGCGGCCGAGGTCGAGCAGTCCGTCGGAACGGATGGCGCCGGCATCGGCCTTCGGGCCTGCCCACACCTGCGCGTCGAAGAACCAGAACGAGCGGTAGTGGTCGCGGATGTAGCGCAGCTCGTCGCCGCGGGGCGGCACGGGCGACAACTGGTACGGGTCGCCGAACATCACGACCTGCACGCCGCCGAAGGGCTCGGAGCGCCGCCGACGGGCCTGCCGCAACGAGCGGTCGATCGCGTCCATGACGTCGGCGTTGACCATCGAGATCTCATCGATGATCAGGGTGTCGATCGCGTTGAGGATGCGACGCGTGGGCTCGGACTGCTCGAGCTCGCTGTCGGCGACCAGGCCGATCGGCAGCCGGAAGAGCGAGTGGATCGTCTGACCTTCGACGTTGAGGGCGGCCACCCCGGTCGGGGCGCAGATCGCGATCTGCTTGTCGGTGTTCCAGGCCAGGTGCTGCAGCAGCGTCGACTTGCCCGTGCCCGCCCGCCCCGTGACGAAGACGTGGTCGCGCGTGCTCTCGATGCGACGGAACAGGGCCTCCTGCTCGGCGGAAAGAGGCGGCAAGGTCACCGATTCATGGTAGCCACAGGCATGCCTTCCTAGACTTGACCCGTGCATGAGGCGCAGACGACGGCGGATGCCGCGGGCGGCGAGGCGACGGACAGCGATCCGTCCCCGTCGGCGCGCGGTCGCCGGAGCGCGCCCG
It contains:
- a CDS encoding serine hydrolase domain-containing protein — encoded protein: MTLSACAPGGIDTVAAPPQVEGELGDDTQAQLTAAVERAMAATGSGGAIAGVWVPWAGQWVSGFGANPDGSAVAADDTFKAGPVTRAMTCDVLYGLAADGVVELDDPVTNWVVGFPATPVVTLEQLCDSTSGLGSYQPKLQGRWESNPSRTWAPHELLAYGLAAGAPTGAGTYASSDAGYVMLGIALERASGSTAAELFERYVFGPLGMSASSLPGATAELGLHGTQSVFTPEGAVDCATAVDLTSLSPTAGFTASGAVTTADDLGRYARALATGLRPFDGEERFAAPLPVDEGAPTWYTVDGGTYQAGTLIGQYGSVPGYQTVAFADRDTGLTVVAVLNNSRASAEAIRVLGWQLAAIASKAPAAEGETAPPSGLPWTPEQLDGDLASVATCPIP
- a CDS encoding ABC transporter substrate-binding protein, with protein sequence MTTTRRLAGILAAGAAVSLALTACGAGGGSPQQSGTAGEPQTGGTVHMLQNADFSYLDPARGWDGGVNAFYRLLYRGLTMQAAGDSNDPNAIVPDLATGLGEVSDDGLTWTYTLKDDIFFDDGAPITSAEMEFGISRAWDPQIGIGSPYLKSVIDAPEDYQGPYVSGDLPTIETPDEKTIVFHLKAPFPEFDNVLAQPNAVPFPVGSGGGDEFINDVIASGPYTLDAYTPGSTITLVRNEHWEPETDEVRKAYPDQWQFDIGIDGATIDERMIAGQGADQNAIAGKIAGATLPRIQTPQLQERAITAPAYCTTYMSLNTTKPPFDDVRVRQAVNWALDRASIQNASGGNQLADVATTIIPPAVSGHLDYDLYPSDGSTGDVDEAMALLEEAGLGDGFEFTLDIRTNPVAQAQAEAVQQGLERIGATVKLNVIDTSIYYETIATPSQQNNAAITGWCPDWASSASTFIPPLFDGAAIAEKGNQNLAQLDDPAVNERIAEIRAMTDVDAANEAWGELDQQIMELAPIAPMVFENGIFLPGENIAGYIPNTNMTDLTIVGLKDPSKG
- a CDS encoding biliverdin-producing heme oxygenase yields the protein MNAPIPFSTALRERSSSAHSGSEGAGFMSDLMRGAGSRDDYTALVAQHWFIYEALEDAASRMAADPVAAMFISAKLTRLPALEADLEFLIGPDWRERIAPLPATRRYVARIREVGASWPGGFVAHHYTRYLGDLSGGLFIGKLMARRFGFETNGIGFYLFAEIGDPAAFKEHYRAQLDAAPWDAAEQQRVIDEVLAAYQFNTDLFTDLAAAKAASVVA
- a CDS encoding DUF2470 domain-containing protein yields the protein MTHRFDEAALAGVLGHMNEDHRDDNLLIVRAFGEPGAVAAAMRSFDGSGGSWVATREDGSTHDVRVTWLGGPITERREVRREIVALYDAACAHLGVEPRPHD
- a CDS encoding ATP-dependent DNA helicase, which encodes MTLPPLSAEQEALFRRIESTRDHVFVTGRAGTGKSTLLQHLAWNTDKQIAICAPTGVAALNVEGQTIHSLFRLPIGLVADSELEQSEPTRRILNAIDTLIIDEISMVNADVMDAIDRSLRQARRRRSEPFGGVQVVMFGDPYQLSPVPPRGDELRYIRDHYRSFWFFDAQVWAGPKADAGAIRSDGLLDLGRVGAPLHIAELGEIHRQSDVAFKEMLNAVRYGVVTADIAAALNAAGARTPPPPTGDEPPVITLATRNDAVNRINQRHLDALTGPVQTAKADVSGDFGRGDASYPADPELQLKVGAQVMFLRNDVGGGFSGDGPRWVNGSIGTVTRIAGSSVRVELDGEEHDVEPVVWERFRYAYDPGSRKLTREVVAEFTQFPLRLAWAVTIHKSQGKTYDRAIVDLGSGAFAPGQTYVALSRLTSLEGLYLSRPLRPSDILVDHDVRRFMAAVRAAGM